The following are encoded in a window of Variovorax paradoxus genomic DNA:
- a CDS encoding SMI1/KNR4 family protein gives MTIPLPAAYRVFIDTNGLFEGFAVLSGEEHYVILWGEDEVVTVNSEMDVDVYAPGFVAFAGNGGGEIYAFDTGGAVFMLPMIGMEPEAAIKVADDFPELARGFQRPVSSGK, from the coding sequence ATGACCATCCCGCTGCCCGCTGCCTACCGCGTTTTCATCGATACGAACGGTCTGTTTGAGGGCTTCGCTGTCTTGTCGGGTGAGGAACACTACGTGATCCTCTGGGGCGAAGACGAGGTCGTCACGGTCAATTCAGAGATGGACGTGGATGTGTACGCGCCGGGTTTCGTGGCCTTCGCCGGGAACGGCGGTGGTGAAATCTATGCCTTCGACACGGGTGGCGCTGTCTTCATGCTTCCGATGATCGGCATGGAGCCAGAAGCAGCAATCAAGGTGGCCGACGATTTTCCCGAGCTTGCGCGGGGCTTTCAGCGGCCGGTGTCCTCGGGCAAATGA
- a CDS encoding VOC family protein, with the protein MKLGYTIVYVPDVAQSLKFFEQAFGLPTRFLHESGTYGEVETGETTLSFAAHALADSNFPGGHVAASDSAQPLGMELGLVTPDVPAAHSRALAAGATQLSAPVTKPWGQVVSYVRCPDGTLVELCSPIGG; encoded by the coding sequence ATGAAACTCGGCTACACCATCGTCTACGTTCCCGACGTCGCCCAATCGCTGAAGTTCTTCGAACAAGCCTTCGGCCTGCCCACGCGCTTCCTGCACGAATCGGGCACTTATGGCGAGGTCGAAACCGGCGAAACCACGCTGTCCTTTGCCGCACACGCGCTCGCCGACTCCAACTTTCCGGGCGGGCATGTCGCCGCCTCGGATTCCGCCCAACCGCTGGGCATGGAGCTGGGCCTCGTGACGCCCGACGTGCCTGCCGCGCACAGCCGTGCGCTCGCAGCCGGCGCCACGCAGCTGTCGGCGCCGGTGACCAAGCCCTGGGGACAGGTGGTCTCGTACGTGCGCTGCCCCGACGGCACGCTGGTCGAGCTGTGCTCGCCCATCGGCGGCTGA
- a CDS encoding barstar family protein — translation MREFIIDCSEFNDEADFWAAYLSTTQPEGAQLFGRNFDALWDALSAGGPGWPGECVLRFVNTDVLRRWQDGNFYRTLQKIALDSRTIAIHMD, via the coding sequence ATGCGTGAATTCATCATCGACTGCAGTGAGTTCAACGACGAAGCAGATTTTTGGGCAGCCTACCTGTCGACGACACAACCGGAGGGTGCACAACTCTTTGGCCGCAATTTCGACGCGCTCTGGGATGCACTGAGCGCGGGGGGACCAGGTTGGCCTGGGGAGTGCGTGCTCCGCTTTGTGAACACCGACGTCCTGCGCCGTTGGCAGGACGGCAATTTCTATCGCACGCTGCAAAAAATTGCGCTCGATTCGAGGACCATCGCCATCCATATGGACTAG
- a CDS encoding toxin-antitoxin system YwqK family antitoxin, producing the protein MTIEADLNIAEIPYESGAIKFRYARVMAPDKTRWIRHGLFVAYHEHGTLASEGQYVDGKEDGLWRDLHPNGQPAAEGRYRAGQEVGVWRFWKPDGTEEPSTDYGD; encoded by the coding sequence ATGACCATCGAAGCTGACCTCAACATCGCCGAGATTCCCTACGAGTCAGGAGCCATCAAGTTCCGCTATGCGAGGGTGATGGCTCCCGACAAGACCCGATGGATTCGGCACGGCCTCTTCGTTGCTTACCACGAGCATGGCACGCTGGCGTCCGAAGGGCAGTATGTCGATGGCAAGGAGGACGGGCTTTGGCGCGACTTGCATCCGAACGGGCAGCCTGCGGCCGAGGGCCGCTACCGCGCGGGCCAGGAAGTCGGAGTCTGGCGATTCTGGAAGCCTGACGGAACCGAAGAGCCGAGCACAGACTACGGCGACTGA
- a CDS encoding phosphotransferase gives MSGAADSTAAAGFEFDAERLQRHLRSALPELEGPMRLARIGGGQSNPTFFVDFDNRALVLRKQPPGELLPSAHAVDREYRVLRALADTDVPVPRTVLYCDDRAVVGTPFYVMDKLEGRVLSNYALPGIAPAERRAYYFAMAETLARLHAVDLAAVGLTDYGRPGNFFQRQIARWTRQWEASRTREDANINRLIAWLPANLPPGDQTTIAHGDFRFGNLMFHPTEPRVIAVLDWELSTLGHPLADVAYNCMAWHTGADEFEGMQGIDLAAEGIPTQAEYIARYQQAGGCAEPVTNFHLAFSLFRFAVILEGIAARAKSGSAAAADAVQVGAQAAGFARRAVALID, from the coding sequence ATGAGCGGGGCTGCTGATTCCACCGCCGCTGCGGGCTTCGAGTTCGACGCCGAACGCCTGCAGCGCCACCTACGCAGCGCGTTGCCCGAGCTCGAAGGCCCGATGCGCCTGGCGCGCATCGGCGGCGGGCAGTCGAACCCCACCTTCTTCGTCGACTTCGACAACCGCGCCTTGGTGCTGCGCAAGCAGCCGCCCGGCGAGCTGCTGCCCTCGGCCCATGCGGTCGACCGCGAGTACCGCGTGCTGCGCGCACTGGCCGACACCGACGTGCCCGTGCCGCGCACCGTGCTGTACTGCGACGACCGCGCCGTGGTGGGCACGCCCTTCTACGTCATGGACAAGCTCGAAGGCCGCGTGCTGTCGAACTACGCGCTGCCCGGCATTGCGCCCGCCGAGCGCCGCGCGTACTACTTCGCGATGGCCGAAACCCTGGCGCGCCTGCATGCGGTCGACCTTGCGGCCGTCGGCCTCACCGACTACGGCCGCCCCGGCAACTTCTTCCAGCGCCAGATCGCGCGCTGGACCCGGCAGTGGGAGGCTTCACGCACCCGCGAAGACGCCAACATCAATCGCCTCATCGCCTGGCTGCCGGCCAACTTGCCACCGGGCGACCAGACCACCATTGCGCACGGCGACTTCCGTTTCGGCAACCTCATGTTCCACCCCACCGAGCCGCGCGTGATCGCCGTGCTCGACTGGGAGCTGTCCACCCTGGGCCACCCCCTGGCCGACGTGGCCTACAACTGCATGGCCTGGCACACCGGCGCCGACGAGTTCGAAGGCATGCAGGGCATCGACCTCGCGGCCGAAGGCATCCCCACGCAAGCCGAGTACATCGCCCGCTACCAGCAGGCCGGCGGCTGCGCCGAGCCGGTGACCAACTTTCACCTGGCGTTCTCGCTGTTCCGCTTCGCCGTGATCCTCGAAGGCATCGCGGCGCGCGCGAAGAGCGGCAGCGCGGCGGCGGCAGATGCAGTGCAGGTGGGCGCGCAGGCCGCGGGGTTTGCGCGGCGGGCGGTGGCGTTGATCGATTAG
- a CDS encoding DMT family transporter yields the protein MTTSPRTLWIGALAALAAALIGSAWQLLSRHGVTATALGPMDLALLRYGIPALLLSPLWLRGRLVPPGASRGALVLLVVGSGLPFGLLVLAGAQWAPASHMGIFMAGSLPLFTALGAWVYRGERVQGLRLLGLAGIAVGMAVFAAGSFGEGLRQQHWRGDLLFLLAALLWTVYSLAFGRCGMSAWQGAAFVNGASTLLLLPLLWLAGPPRLFAAPWTDIAMQAAGQGVVAGLLGLVVYGVAITQLGAARAALSSALVPVLTTLGAAWWMNEPVTRPALLALSFVVPGVVLASGALRWRVPVTRDGERKTPGKNATTP from the coding sequence CATCGGCAGCGCCTGGCAGCTGCTGTCGCGCCACGGCGTGACCGCCACCGCGCTCGGGCCGATGGACCTCGCGCTGCTGCGCTACGGCATTCCCGCGCTGCTGCTCAGCCCGCTGTGGCTGCGCGGCAGGCTCGTGCCGCCGGGCGCATCGCGCGGTGCGCTCGTGCTGCTCGTCGTCGGCAGCGGCCTGCCCTTCGGCTTGCTGGTGCTGGCCGGCGCGCAATGGGCGCCCGCCAGCCACATGGGCATCTTCATGGCCGGCAGCCTGCCGCTCTTCACCGCGCTGGGCGCGTGGGTCTACCGGGGCGAGCGCGTGCAGGGCCTGCGGCTGCTCGGGCTGGCCGGCATCGCCGTCGGCATGGCGGTGTTCGCGGCGGGCAGCTTCGGCGAGGGCTTGCGGCAGCAGCACTGGCGCGGCGACCTGCTCTTTCTGCTGGCGGCCTTGCTGTGGACCGTCTACTCCCTGGCCTTCGGCCGCTGCGGCATGAGCGCATGGCAGGGCGCCGCCTTCGTCAACGGGGCATCGACCCTGCTGCTGTTGCCGCTGCTCTGGCTCGCCGGCCCGCCACGACTGTTCGCCGCGCCATGGACCGACATCGCGATGCAGGCCGCAGGCCAAGGCGTGGTCGCCGGCTTGCTGGGGCTGGTGGTCTACGGCGTCGCGATCACGCAGCTGGGCGCCGCACGCGCCGCGCTGTCGTCCGCGCTCGTGCCCGTGCTGACCACGCTCGGCGCGGCATGGTGGATGAACGAACCCGTCACGCGCCCCGCGCTGCTGGCGCTGTCGTTCGTGGTGCCCGGCGTCGTGCTGGCGAGTGGTGCGCTGCGGTGGCGGGTGCCGGTGACGCGCGACGGCGAACGCAAGACCCCGGGGAAGAATGCGACGACGCCGTGA
- a CDS encoding branched-chain amino acid ABC transporter permease, producing the protein MWVGLLIVLAIGITFVARGYQLFQATMVISYAIALLGLNILTGYNGQISLGHGAFYAIGAYTTGILMEHAGVPYWLTVPAAAVVCLIVGYLFGRPALKLEGLYLALATFALGVAMPQLLKYKHLEAWTGGVQGIVLMKPAAPFGLPLNEDQWLYLFSLFVAVVMFFIAHNLLQSGSGRAMRAIRDHAMASEAMGVDNSHYKAMTFGVSAAYTGVGGALSAIAVQFVAPDSFTLFLSISLLVGIVVGGVGTLYGAIFGALFIMFVPSLAEKVSKAAPWAVYGVVLIAFMFAMPGGVVGLLRKLQARVARAR; encoded by the coding sequence ATGTGGGTCGGCCTGCTGATCGTGCTGGCCATCGGCATCACCTTCGTGGCGCGCGGCTACCAGCTGTTCCAGGCGACGATGGTGATCTCGTATGCGATCGCGCTGCTGGGCCTGAACATCCTCACGGGCTACAACGGGCAGATCTCGCTGGGCCACGGCGCCTTCTATGCCATTGGCGCCTACACCACCGGCATCCTCATGGAGCACGCGGGCGTGCCGTACTGGCTCACGGTGCCGGCGGCGGCCGTGGTGTGCCTGATCGTCGGTTACCTGTTCGGGCGGCCCGCGCTCAAGCTCGAAGGGCTGTACCTGGCGCTCGCCACCTTCGCGCTCGGCGTGGCGATGCCGCAGCTGCTCAAGTACAAGCACCTCGAGGCCTGGACCGGCGGCGTGCAGGGCATCGTGCTCATGAAGCCCGCCGCGCCCTTCGGCCTGCCGCTCAACGAAGACCAGTGGCTCTACCTGTTCTCGCTGTTCGTCGCGGTCGTGATGTTCTTCATTGCCCACAACCTGCTGCAAAGCGGCAGCGGCCGGGCCATGCGCGCCATCCGCGACCACGCCATGGCCTCGGAGGCGATGGGCGTGGACAACAGCCACTACAAGGCCATGACCTTCGGCGTCTCGGCCGCGTACACCGGCGTGGGCGGCGCGCTGTCGGCCATTGCCGTGCAGTTCGTGGCGCCCGATTCGTTCACGCTGTTTTTGTCGATCTCGCTGCTGGTGGGCATCGTGGTGGGTGGCGTGGGCACGCTGTACGGCGCGATCTTCGGCGCCCTCTTCATCATGTTCGTGCCCTCGCTGGCCGAGAAGGTCTCCAAGGCCGCGCCATGGGCGGTGTACGGCGTGGTGCTGATCGCCTTCATGTTCGCGATGCCCGGCGGCGTGGTCGGGTTGCTGCGCAAGCTCCAGGCACGCGTCGCCCGTGCACGATGA
- a CDS encoding enoyl-CoA hydratase-related protein, translating into MSQPDDQDPLLYERDGDVAILSFNIPKRLNPLTVPLQEALRQRLAQLRDEGEVRAVVLTGVGKSFCVGADLGSMDASAPGSLGQRTADAMEALSNRLIEDLRSLPFPVVSAINGPAAGAGVGVALAADVVLVARCAYFYLPFMPRLGIVPDLGTTWFLERLVGRARAIGMSLLGERLSGEQAAQWGLVWACVDDAELRAHAVAIAQRLARLPAHAAHEIRAVYESAASQSLVGQMRHEAERQRELIDRPDFAEGVKAFMEKREPVFRRP; encoded by the coding sequence ATGAGCCAGCCTGACGACCAGGACCCCCTTCTGTACGAACGCGACGGCGACGTCGCCATCCTCAGTTTCAACATTCCCAAGCGGCTCAACCCGCTCACCGTGCCGCTGCAGGAGGCCCTGCGCCAGCGGCTCGCGCAGCTGCGCGACGAAGGCGAGGTGCGTGCGGTGGTGCTCACCGGCGTCGGCAAATCGTTCTGCGTGGGCGCCGACCTCGGCAGCATGGACGCCAGCGCGCCCGGCAGCCTGGGCCAGCGCACGGCCGACGCGATGGAGGCGCTGTCGAACCGCCTCATCGAAGACCTGCGCAGCTTGCCCTTCCCCGTGGTGAGCGCCATCAACGGCCCCGCCGCAGGCGCCGGCGTGGGCGTGGCGCTGGCCGCCGACGTCGTGCTGGTGGCGCGCTGCGCCTACTTCTACCTGCCCTTCATGCCGCGCCTGGGCATCGTGCCCGACCTGGGCACCACCTGGTTCCTCGAGCGGCTCGTGGGCCGCGCAAGAGCCATTGGCATGTCGCTGCTCGGCGAGCGCCTGTCGGGCGAACAGGCCGCGCAATGGGGCCTCGTGTGGGCCTGCGTGGACGACGCCGAACTGCGCGCCCATGCGGTGGCCATTGCGCAGCGGCTCGCGCGCCTGCCCGCACACGCGGCGCACGAGATCCGCGCCGTGTACGAATCGGCCGCGAGCCAGTCGCTCGTCGGCCAGATGCGCCACGAGGCCGAGCGCCAGCGCGAGCTGATCGACCGGCCCGACTTCGCCGAAGGCGTGAAGGCCTTCATGGAGAAACGCGAGCCCGTGTTCCGTCGACCATGA
- a CDS encoding DUF6882 domain-containing protein: protein MSAFQDHFADHAASSFARQIALGDVIGERPWGIDTQKGLLRFGDDLEYPVQLLGTHAFEPRTWLWVWANTQSNLPPQLTEAALRIRQLGEAQTVGAFTQPSLQLDDITDHMIAMTCSGLEGGRCYYRAPYDGGALFVLLDDVPAEVLAPVSLPRVNTVLMEVISQFDVDHRRMVTSFLRQQGLHAASNGAGGIRAERAGEGHIEISFDELGRISNVAATLGPAASAPSTQAARKKSRWQFWK from the coding sequence ATGAGCGCATTTCAAGACCATTTTGCAGACCACGCGGCTTCCTCGTTCGCCAGACAAATTGCATTGGGCGATGTAATCGGTGAAAGGCCCTGGGGCATCGACACGCAGAAAGGCCTGTTGCGCTTCGGCGATGACCTGGAATACCCCGTGCAACTGCTCGGCACGCATGCCTTCGAACCCCGCACATGGCTGTGGGTCTGGGCCAACACGCAGAGCAATCTTCCGCCGCAACTCACTGAGGCCGCCTTGCGCATCCGGCAGCTCGGTGAGGCGCAGACCGTAGGGGCGTTCACCCAACCTTCGCTGCAACTGGACGACATCACCGATCACATGATCGCTATGACCTGCAGCGGCCTAGAGGGAGGCCGCTGCTATTACCGCGCGCCTTACGACGGCGGTGCACTGTTCGTGCTACTCGACGATGTGCCGGCCGAGGTGCTGGCGCCGGTGTCGCTGCCCCGCGTGAACACGGTGCTGATGGAAGTGATCTCGCAGTTCGACGTGGACCATCGCCGAATGGTGACAAGTTTTCTGCGGCAGCAAGGGTTGCATGCGGCATCCAACGGGGCGGGGGGCATCCGCGCCGAGAGAGCGGGCGAAGGACACATCGAGATCAGCTTCGACGAACTCGGCCGCATCTCGAATGTCGCTGCAACCCTAGGACCGGCCGCGTCGGCACCGAGCACGCAGGCTGCACGGAAAAAGTCGCGGTGGCAGTTCTGGAAATAA
- a CDS encoding SMI1/KNR4 family protein — protein sequence MPFDLDERYVQAAEQALGVGFPTTYRLAMMRSNGGTVATESDDWELYPIADDSDRKRLARTLNGVVPETERARAWRGFPSAAVPLGGNGEGDQLVFLADGQGLGPEVFVWRHETCELVRVAEDFADLVAAGS from the coding sequence ATGCCGTTCGATTTGGATGAGCGCTACGTGCAGGCTGCGGAGCAGGCGTTGGGCGTCGGCTTCCCGACAACGTATCGCCTCGCCATGATGAGGAGCAACGGCGGCACAGTCGCAACGGAGAGCGACGACTGGGAGCTGTATCCCATCGCGGACGACTCCGACAGAAAGCGGCTCGCCCGCACCCTCAATGGCGTCGTCCCCGAGACCGAGCGTGCAAGAGCCTGGCGTGGATTTCCCTCAGCCGCGGTACCGCTGGGCGGTAACGGCGAAGGTGATCAGCTAGTCTTTCTCGCGGATGGACAAGGGCTTGGTCCGGAGGTCTTCGTCTGGCGTCATGAAACGTGCGAGTTGGTCCGCGTCGCCGAAGATTTCGCAGACCTTGTGGCCGCCGGCTCATGA
- a CDS encoding helix-turn-helix domain-containing protein — translation MPNIASILKAEISRVARKEVRAEIETLKKASVAHRASIAELRRQVSALEKELRKVAKGSARQAPASAASAAGDDADAGGPKRRFSANRLAAHRAKLGLSAAIYGQLVGVSGQTIYHWEQGKARPRAAQLERLATVRELGAREIAERLEAQ, via the coding sequence ATGCCAAACATCGCCTCCATCCTCAAAGCCGAAATCTCCCGTGTCGCTCGCAAGGAAGTGCGAGCGGAGATCGAAACCCTCAAGAAGGCCTCCGTTGCGCACCGGGCATCGATTGCCGAGTTGCGCCGTCAGGTGAGCGCGCTTGAAAAAGAATTGCGCAAGGTTGCCAAGGGCTCCGCGCGTCAGGCACCGGCCTCAGCAGCCAGTGCTGCGGGCGACGACGCCGACGCGGGCGGCCCCAAGCGCCGCTTCAGTGCCAACCGGCTGGCCGCGCACCGCGCCAAGCTCGGGTTGTCCGCGGCGATCTATGGGCAGCTGGTCGGTGTGTCGGGTCAGACGATCTATCACTGGGAACAAGGCAAGGCACGCCCGCGTGCGGCGCAGCTGGAGCGACTGGCCACGGTGCGGGAACTCGGGGCGCGCGAGATTGCAGAGCGGCTGGAAGCGCAGTAA
- a CDS encoding tetratricopeptide repeat protein, with the protein MFLPPQVSEVSVDCAWRYKTPYPPLGFLPFTEGALGNGDSFGLYWPIGLEAREPIVVETWHDSWQIQPTYSSLSSFLDAFKDAEDEYPEPLSLEKDARSPRALFFEAKQRVQSQAVDDAVALLEQALDVLPEYTDALCLLWAQYVRQGRIEEAHAVAVKAIIAPPSFGQRAMKQLKWLQGQDDAPRLADDPIWQARADLNLSYGGTKLNGDYAIYRTAIQAYLSASRFVEACTLMQTYGELMHAETVSFQEREGFVRLDYVAEQIAASGKLPNGPRA; encoded by the coding sequence ATGTTTCTTCCCCCGCAAGTTTCAGAGGTAAGCGTTGACTGCGCATGGCGCTACAAGACGCCATATCCTCCACTGGGATTCCTCCCCTTCACAGAGGGAGCACTCGGAAATGGCGATTCTTTCGGCCTCTACTGGCCCATCGGGTTGGAAGCACGAGAGCCGATTGTGGTCGAGACATGGCACGATTCGTGGCAGATTCAGCCGACGTATTCGTCGCTGTCCTCCTTTTTAGATGCATTCAAAGACGCAGAGGACGAATACCCCGAACCGCTCTCGCTTGAAAAGGATGCGCGTTCTCCACGCGCGCTTTTCTTTGAGGCAAAGCAGAGGGTTCAGTCGCAAGCTGTAGATGACGCCGTAGCGCTTTTGGAGCAGGCACTTGATGTGCTCCCAGAGTACACGGATGCGCTCTGCCTCCTGTGGGCACAGTACGTTCGGCAGGGTCGAATAGAAGAAGCACATGCCGTTGCGGTCAAGGCGATCATTGCCCCGCCGTCATTTGGCCAGCGTGCGATGAAACAACTCAAATGGTTGCAAGGGCAAGACGATGCGCCGCGGTTAGCGGATGACCCCATCTGGCAAGCCCGCGCTGACCTCAACCTGTCTTACGGAGGCACGAAGTTAAATGGGGACTACGCCATCTACCGAACTGCCATTCAAGCCTACTTGAGTGCATCGCGATTCGTCGAAGCCTGCACTCTCATGCAGACCTATGGTGAGCTGATGCATGCAGAAACCGTTTCCTTTCAGGAGCGCGAAGGTTTCGTGCGCCTCGATTACGTAGCGGAACAAATCGCTGCGAGCGGCAAGTTGCCGAATGGGCCAAGGGCATAG
- a CDS encoding SMI1/KNR4 family protein, translating to MTNIERQMSCHAIVSAQERKTLSCGVLDAASTAASGQAQCRQKARSRRRRDRLQSARTGRSAMRHNLPVSSRSHLSPKVPMPLQFFDASLVGPASKRELDDMREMVRADFPSFEFDPAYLQVLEEFNGGRPSTRYFRTRVGQLAPPIERFLHYTAGHDLKDHQLGFLNANVFWSALENRLGSLLPFAVLANNDALCFDCGSGESQVVLWSNERSEEDEPSYERVADSFDDFCAALSSVATE from the coding sequence ATGACCAACATTGAACGGCAGATGAGTTGCCATGCCATTGTCTCCGCCCAGGAAAGAAAAACCCTGAGCTGTGGCGTACTCGATGCAGCTTCAACGGCTGCTTCCGGACAAGCGCAATGTCGGCAAAAGGCCCGTTCACGACGGCGGCGCGACCGGCTACAGTCGGCCAGGACCGGTCGTTCGGCGATGCGCCACAATTTGCCGGTTAGCAGTCGTTCGCACCTCTCGCCAAAGGTACCGATGCCACTTCAGTTCTTCGACGCATCCCTGGTCGGCCCCGCCTCGAAGCGCGAGCTCGATGACATGAGGGAAATGGTCCGCGCCGATTTTCCTTCCTTCGAGTTCGACCCAGCTTACCTGCAGGTCCTCGAGGAGTTCAACGGTGGCAGGCCCTCAACGAGATACTTTCGCACGCGCGTTGGTCAACTTGCTCCACCGATAGAACGGTTCCTCCACTACACGGCCGGTCATGACCTTAAGGACCATCAGCTCGGGTTCTTAAACGCCAATGTCTTCTGGTCCGCTCTCGAGAATCGTCTCGGGTCGCTTCTGCCGTTTGCCGTGCTGGCAAACAACGATGCCCTTTGCTTCGACTGCGGTTCGGGCGAGTCGCAGGTCGTCCTCTGGAGCAACGAGCGGTCCGAAGAGGACGAGCCGTCGTACGAGCGTGTAGCGGATTCGTTCGACGACTTCTGCGCAGCACTCTCGTCGGTGGCCACCGAGTGA